In Corynebacterium faecale, the DNA window CCCGCCCGGTGATGAAACAGCAATTGAGGCAGCCATTGAAGTCAGTGACTTCGTAATCCTACCAACGCGTGCTACTGCGGCTGATCTGACACGAGTGTGGGAAATCCGCGACGCGCTCGATGACACCCCACATGCTGTCTTGTTGACCTTTGTCCGCCGTGGCACCAGCGCCCCGGAAGTTACCCGCGAGATCCTCGATGCCGAGCAACTACCGCGTTTCTCTACCGAGATCCCTTTGCGGGAGGATATGCACGCCGCTTATGGCTATGCCCCGATAGAGATGCACGGCTATGACGCCGTGACCACTGAGATGATGGAGCAGATGCAATGACCACCCGAGCACGTGTTGCCGACCAAGCCGGCCCGCGTAAAAAGACCACTACCACCCCGGTGACAAAGACCCCTGCGAAGAAAGCCACCCGCAAAGCAGCGGTGGAAAAAGCTTTCCAGCAACCCAGCACCCGCGACTTCGTGAAGAAAATGACCGTGGAAATCGACCAGGACGCCCACGCTGAACTAAAGATGATCGCAGCCAGGGATGGGGTCACCATCCGAGAAATCATTACCGACCTGATTGATGAGTACATCACAACCCACAGGTAAACGACCATAAACCAACGTTACAGGTTTACAGGTTTGCGACACCTGTAAACCTGTAACGGGCAACGCCACGACCCTCACTGCGTTCTCCGCCCAGGGAAAGAGGTCATCCTCTGTGGGGGTTGAGATTGTTTTATTCCATCACCAGAACCAGACACGATAGGTCTACGTTTTACGGTTAACTGAGGGGGTAGGTAATCACTGTTTATTTTTCCTACAGTCATGCACGCGCGATTATTATTTAAGGAGACATCATGTCTATGGGCAGCGGGGAACTGATGGTTCTTCTTATCCTGTTCTTTCTTTTACTTGGAGTAATCGGGGTGATTGTCGTCGTTATCACCAAAGTGCTCCAGTGGTCGAACAACCGTAGTGGTGTCACGAAACCCACGGTTGAAATTGACCGAGAGCTCCATGCTGAGTTGACGAGAATCGCCGCTAGGGACGGGGTGACGGTTCATAGAATGGTTGGTGATCTTCTTCATGAGTACATCACAACCCGCAGGTAGCAGCGAGAAACCTTAGGTATGGGTTTATGGTTTTACAGCACCCGTAAACCTGTAAACCCATACCAGGAGAGTGAAGGCCAGGGGGGGAAAGGTATTTTTACCTGCATCGACGTGTCGTTCAATCAGGTGGGGTAAGGCACTGCTACAGTGCGGGAAAAGAACTTAACAAAAGCGAAAGCCCACCAGCTCGACACTGGTGGGCATTCATTGAATCGCTTAGCACCTAGCTTCGAACCTAGCTGCTGAGCGCTTTACACCGGTCTTCGACCACCGGGGAAAGCATGGCTATGAGTCTAGTCAATAACACCGTGCCTGGCACAACCAGACACACTCAGACCACCGATATTTACGGTGGCCTAGAAGACACCCCTGCCAGTGGCCTGGATCGTGAGGCCTTGCTTGCCCACCTGGGCCGCAAGGTGCTGCACGGGAGCCGGGGGCGTGATTTCGCTAGCTCTTATCTCACCACTAAAAACGGCACCCGAGCACCCCGAATGTACCGGGTGGACTCAGAGGCGCTGGGTAAATGCGAGTACGTTCAATTAACCACCAAGCAGTATGCCTCTGTCCTGGTGGTTGATATTGATCTTCCTGGTGATGCCGGTGGACACCCGGTGAGTTTGAATGACCAGGTCAAGGAAAAGTTCTCCCAGCTGATTACCCATTACCTAGGCCCTTCCTGGGTGGGGATTAACCCGGTTAACGGTAAATGCCAGGCGATCTGGTTGATTGATGCGGTCTATGCCGATAAAGACGGCCAATCCCGGGCTATGACGCTACTGGCCGCAGCGACCCATGACCTGGGACAATGGTTAGGTCATGACAGCCATTTTTCCCATCGTTTCAGCCGGTCACCGTTTTATACCGGCGATTCCCCGACCGCGTATCGGTGGTATCGCCAGCATCATCGCGTGTACCGGTTGGCGGATCTTCTTGCAGGGGTGCGTGCGATGACCGGTCAGGAGCAGTACAGCAAGCCTCGTCAGCAGTTTTCCAGTGGCCGTGAGCTGATCAACGCTGTGAAGGCCAGGCGTGAGGACGCAGAACGCTTCAAAGCTTTATCGAAGGATGTGGAAGCAGAACTCGCCGGCCAATTCGATCAGTATGACCCGGAGCTGATCCAGGGTGTGCGGGTGTTGTGGATCCGTGAAGGCCGAGCAGCGCGTGATGAAACCGCGTTTCGCCATGCCTTAAAGACTGGTCATCGGTTGCGTCAGGCTGGTCAGCGGATGACCGATGCGGCGATCATTGATGCCTACGAACATGCCTACACCGTGGCCCAGGAGGTCGGGGCTGATGGGCGCAAACGTGAGTTACCGCCGATGAAAGACCGCCAGACGATGGCCAGGCGAGTGCGTGGTTATGTCACGACGTCTAAAGGCGAGGTCTACGGCAGCTCAGCAGCCGCGGGGCGTGCGACCAGTGCGGAGCGTAAAGCATTAGCTACGATGGGGCGTAGAGGCGGGAAAAAGGCCGCAGAACGCTGGGAAACTGACCCAAATGGCGAATATGCACAAAGTCGCCGAGCCGTGATGAAGAAGACACATAAGCGGAAGAAAATTGAGGGTGTCGGCAATCGTCAAAAAGTAGGACAGTTTATTACGTCGTACTGGATGGAGACAGAACAGCTCCCAACCTGGCAGGAGATCCAACAAGAAACAGGATTATCCCGCGCGACTGTCGCCCGGCATATCTCAGCGTTGAAGGAACTTGGTGAGTATCCAGAAATTTAACTAAAGGGTCTCACACCATAAGCAATATACGGTTCCCCTGCCGGTAGGCAGTAGTAGTTATTTTCCTTAGTTGTTTTACTCTTGGTAGAGAACTAGCTAGATGATTAAGTCCTAATAGGTTCAGTGATCATAAGCAGTCAAGGAACGCTTATCAGATGCACCGATAAGCCAGTTATGCCAGATCACAGAGGCCAACGCCAACAACTTGCCCGCCACCTTGGCATAGACACCACCAGGACTTCTCGCCCGGTGGTACTTCAACCCCAACTGGTCTTTTAACGTGTCAAACACCGATTCTACCCACTGCCTAATCCCACCAAGATCCCCATACCTTGGGACCTCATTTTTACGATCAGGACGCACCAACCGCACACCTAACTCGTGGGAG includes these proteins:
- a CDS encoding ParA family protein translates to MIISAVNAKGGVGKTTTTIFVATELARRGHQVRVIDLDRQGSALDWAERAEEHGDPLPFDVEVSIPRQLPRIAARLTDEEIIVIDAPPGDETAIEAAIEVSDFVILPTRATAADLTRVWEIRDALDDTPHAVLLTFVRRGTSAPEVTREILDAEQLPRFSTEIPLREDMHAAYGYAPIEMHGYDAVTTEMMEQMQ
- a CDS encoding plasmid partition protein ParG, which translates into the protein MTTRARVADQAGPRKKTTTTPVTKTPAKKATRKAAVEKAFQQPSTRDFVKKMTVEIDQDAHAELKMIAARDGVTIREIITDLIDEYITTHR
- a CDS encoding replication initiation protein, which translates into the protein MSLVNNTVPGTTRHTQTTDIYGGLEDTPASGLDREALLAHLGRKVLHGSRGRDFASSYLTTKNGTRAPRMYRVDSEALGKCEYVQLTTKQYASVLVVDIDLPGDAGGHPVSLNDQVKEKFSQLITHYLGPSWVGINPVNGKCQAIWLIDAVYADKDGQSRAMTLLAAATHDLGQWLGHDSHFSHRFSRSPFYTGDSPTAYRWYRQHHRVYRLADLLAGVRAMTGQEQYSKPRQQFSSGRELINAVKARREDAERFKALSKDVEAELAGQFDQYDPELIQGVRVLWIREGRAARDETAFRHALKTGHRLRQAGQRMTDAAIIDAYEHAYTVAQEVGADGRKRELPPMKDRQTMARRVRGYVTTSKGEVYGSSAAAGRATSAERKALATMGRRGGKKAAERWETDPNGEYAQSRRAVMKKTHKRKKIEGVGNRQKVGQFITSYWMETEQLPTWQEIQQETGLSRATVARHISALKELGEYPEI